The Planctomycetota bacterium genomic interval CTCGCTCGATGAGCCGGTCGGGGTGCTCTATGCCAAGGATCTGTTGGTCGCACTCGTCGACGACGTCGAACCCGCCTCCGGCTGGCGGGCCTTGGTGCGGCCGGCGCTCTACATCCCGCCGACCAAGGCGGTCGAAGCTCAGTTGCGCGAGTTCCGCGCGACGCGTCGCCACATCGCCATCGTCCTGGATGAGTTCGGTGGGACGGCAGGGCTCCTCACCCTCGAGGACATCCTCGAGTTGATCATCGGGGATATCCAAGACGAGGGCGATGTCGAGCGCCCCGACATCGAGCGCGGCGAGGGCGGACGCCTCTGGCTCTCGGCCGGTGTCACGCTCGACGCGTTGTCCGAACTGCTTGGCCAGGATCTTACGCGAGCGGATGTCACGACGATCGGTGGGCTTGTGATGGAGGTGCTGGGGCGCGTGCCGGCCTCCGGCGAATCGCTCACCGTGGCGGGCCATCGGGTCGTCATCGAGCGCGTGGTGCGTCGGCGGGTGGAGCGCGTCTATCTCGAGCCCCTCACCCCAGCAGCCGTGGTGGCGATGCGATGAGTCTCTGGGCCCTCACCATCGGTCTCCTGATCGTCGTCGGCCTGCTGACCGGGGCGGCGACCGCGCTGCGCTCGGTGAGCCGGATCTGGCTCCGGCATTGGGCGGAGCAGCGACTCGCCGGCGCCGCGACGGCGGCGCTCTATCTCGAGCGGCCCCATCAGCTGCTCGTGGCGGCCGGTACCGGGATCGCGGCGACCGTCTTCACCTTGGGGGCGGTGATCGGACTCGGCTTCGGGGCGGGGGCCTTCAGCGTCTCACG includes:
- a CDS encoding CBS domain-containing protein; the protein is GDRVLVHGVFSLRDTRVDAIMIPRVDIVGIELDTPWSEVADRVRSARHARLVVFDGSLDEPVGVLYAKDLLVALVDDVEPASGWRALVRPALYIPPTKAVEAQLREFRATRRHIAIVLDEFGGTAGLLTLEDILELIIGDIQDEGDVERPDIERGEGGRLWLSAGVTLDALSELLGQDLTRADVTTIGGLVMEVLGRVPASGESLTVAGHRVVIERVVRRRVERVYLEPLTPAAVVAMR
- a CDS encoding DUF21 domain-containing protein, which encodes MSLWALTIGLLIVVGLLTGAATALRSVSRIWLRHWAEQRLAGAATAALYLERPHQLLVAAGTGIAATVFTLGAVIGLGFGAGAFSVSRRLLLTALGLLILGQLLPRAIAKRWPAGTLAVLLPPL